The following coding sequences are from one Oncorhynchus clarkii lewisi isolate Uvic-CL-2024 chromosome 20, UVic_Ocla_1.0, whole genome shotgun sequence window:
- the LOC139376900 gene encoding phosphatidylinositol 4-kinase type 2-alpha-like, which yields MEETSPLVSPLQDSVDYNCCQSEATSPITPGSVVRVSAGSPGRSRERQTLLVRDRGNSPRDPHRNEFPDDPEFREIVRKAEQAIEEDIFPEIICQGSSGSYFVKDSQGNVIGVFKPKNEEPYGQLNPKWTKWLQKLCCPCCFGRDCLVLNQGHLSEAGASLVDQKLQLNIVPQTKVVYLASDTFNYNAIDRVKSRGKRLALEKVPKVGQRFNRIGLPPKVGSFQLFVEGYKDADYWLKRFEAEPLPENTNRQLQLQFERLVVLDYIIRNTDRGNDNWLLKYDCPMDIERNRETDWVVVKEPIIRLAAIDNGLAFPIKHPDSWRAYPFYWAWLSQARVPFSEEIRDLVLPKLTNPTFIKDLEEELYQLFKKDTGFDRGQFHKQIAVMRGQILNLSQALKERKTPLQLVQMPPVIVETARAPQRANSESYTQSFQSRKPFFTWW from the exons ATGGAAGAAACGAGCcccctcgtctctcctctccaggaCTCCGTAGATTACAACTGTTGCCAGAGCGAAGCCACCAGTCCAATAACTCCGGGTTCTGTGGTGCGAGTGTCGGCTGGGAGCCCTGGACGCAGCCGGGAGAGACAGACGCTTTTGGTCAGGGACAGAGGGAACTCTCCGCGGGATCCACACAGGAATGAGTTTCCAGACGACCCAGAGTTTCGGGAGATCGTGAGGAAAGCAGAACAAGCCATAGAAGAAGATATCTTTCCAGAGATCATCTGCCAAGGATCTAGTGGTAGTTACTTCGTGAAAGACTCTCAAGGG AACGTAATCGGTGTGTTCAAGCCTAAGAACGAGGAGCCGTATGGTCAGCTGAACCCAAAGTGGACCAAGTGGCTCCAGAAGCTGTGTTGTCCCTGTTGCTTCGGACGGGACTGTCTGGTCCTGAACCAGGGCCATCTGTCTGAGGCCGGGGCCAGTCTGGTGGACCAGAAACTACAGCTCAATATCGTGCCCCAGACCAAG gtGGTGTACCTGGCCAGTGATACGTTCAACTACAATGCTATAGACAGAGTCAAGTCTCGGGGAAAGAGGCTAGCTCTGGAGAAAGTTCCCAAAGTTGGACAGCGCTTCAACAGAATAGGCCTCCCTCCTAAG GTGGGATCATTCCAGTTGTTTGTGGAGGGCTACAAAGACGCAGACTATTGGCTAAAGCGGTTTGAGGCAGAGCCTCTTCCAGAGAACACCAATCGGCAGCTGCAGCTTCAGTTCGAGAGACTGGTGGTCCTCGACTATATAATCAGGAACACGG ATCGGGGGAATGACAACTGGCTGTTAAAATACGACTGTCCAATGGACATAGAAAGGAACCGG gagacaGACTGGGTGGTGGTAAAAGAGCCTATTATCAGACTGGCAGCCATAGACAATGGTCTTGCCTTCCCAATCAAACACCCTGACTCCTGGAGAGCCT ATCCATTCTACTGGGCGTGGTTATCTCAGGCTAGGGTTCCTTTCTCTGAGGAGATTAGGGACTTGGTTCTGCCGAAACTGACCAACCCCACCTTCATCAAAGACCTGGAGGAAGAACTCTACCAACTCTTTAAG AAGGATACAGGCTTTGACAGAGGACAGTTCCACAAACAGATAGCTGTGATGAGAGGACAG ATTTTGAACCTGAGCCAGGCCCTGAAGGAGCGTAAGACCCCCCTACAACTGGTCCAGATGCCCCCAGTCATAGTGGAGACAGCCAGAGCACCACAGAGAGCCAACAGTGAGTCCTACACACAGAGCTTCCAGAGCAGGAAACCCTTCTTTACctggtggtag